A region from the Diadema setosum chromosome 13, eeDiaSeto1, whole genome shotgun sequence genome encodes:
- the LOC140237345 gene encoding uncharacterized protein isoform X1 has protein sequence MLGEFREDGTDTGAPSVWELLLKKVGQNSIAAMFMSESKAVSERLLAHNASDKDKMAVTHFLYHTGAVSIQVQAAIEESKSQFTGFVPGDEDSRQRISTGVDVKIDTKDGSPGVTVQSSVDYPTNPPGTSVRDGSGAMDDDDSDDNGYALWDQDLQNEEEETLQENATPEENADGLARTDGGLECQSCHTKFRHTWDFDIHSLQCPAQSSVYACYKCDLVSKQKFRLVTHLRKMHNIPLAEIQAKIQNVKIPKSDIVIMKGKIRKKSMASHRDQKKSYACDRCDFTYNGQEPIIKHLQEEHKLTLAETLSKYQELEVPVSKLETGKRRSQRLLKLRRVTRSGKKKKGDKKKTKKRRTSRSSRNCGRNSPSSTSQPEECGGNGIVMNLGWNDTLQGHESATDEEDNCTRVLPEKINLRTLCIELQDIRKSKEVNSQEVKSEVDPVEHATEITFSTTEHSEMYKEMETNPEETVDRNQTQAGEEAVTKTSPTETSEGVSSSSSEGTDDKKQTQAREEAVTEISPTETSEGVSSSSSKSTQSHSRKSQKQCDICGEHFKSRHFLQKHIRSEHFGVAYVCSTCNKVYDTLLSFRLHIKMHKSKANNTVFQCEICLKTFSHVSSYNSHKYLHGDKYACEVCGRTFGSKRSLDAHVNREHTKDKLFPCIHCDKVYYCKRTLRQHMQIHSERQCECDICHKRFHFAYQVDSHKRTVHTGRSHLCETCGSSFKSEGTLKQHHDTVHSAEFRYKCDVCGRRFKRVSHLNFHKRTHTDIKPYPCEICGKNFRTATNLKVHTNWHNNVRDFVCDACGKAFLTKANLDKHYFTHTGRKPHPCTECEHDYVDLPSLRHHLLKKHGIHLERKAPRKLSSVTKAESLQTEDPTSTKQQPQINSASSPPGMPSTPRTVVESVRSSVVSGQPAQFDVVSSAVTASGISEDGLKTAEQVSEDLQPPAMTASSLPQHSTNVDDNMIATEALMQIIMSEHTA, from the exons ATGCTAGGGGAATTCCGGGAAGACGGTACCG ATACAGGAGCCCCGAGTGTCTGGGAGCTCCTACTCAAGAAAGTCGGTCAAAACTCCATTGCAGCAATGTTCATGTCAGAGAGCAAGGCAGTGAGTGAGAGGTTGCTGGCTCACAATGCATCTGACAAAG ACAAAATGGCTGTGACCCATTTCCTGTACCACACAGGAGCTGTGAGCATTCAAGTTCAGGCAGCAATAGAAGAGAGCAAGTCACAATTCACAG GTTTTGTTCCTGGCGATGAAGACAGCAGGCAAAGGATATCTACAGGAGTTGATGTTAAGATtgacaccaaagatggcagtcCAGGAGTAACTGTACAGTCAAGTGTTGACTATCCCACCAACCCTCCTGGGACTTCAGTGAGAGATGGTAGTGGTGCAATGGacgatgatgacagtgatgacaaTGGTTATGCTCTCTGGGATCAAGACCTTCAAAATGAGGAGGAAGAAACCCTACAAGAGAATGCAACCCCAGAAGAAAATGCAGATGGATTAGCTAGAACTGATGGAGGGCTAGAGTGCCAAAGCTGCCACACCAAGTTTAGGCACACATGGGACTTTGATATTCATAGTCTGCAGTGTCCTGCACAGTCATCGGTCTATGCTTGCTACAAATGTGACCTTGTCAGCAAACAGAAGTTTAGACTTGTCACACATCTTCGAAAGATGCACAATATTCCTCTTGCAGAAATACAGGCAAAGATCCAGAATGTTAAGATTCCCAAGAGCGACATTGTCATTATGAAGGGAAAGATCCGCAAGAAGAGTATGGCGAGCCATAGAGACCAGAAAAAGTCTTATGCTTGTGATCGATGTGACTTCACTTACAATGGCCAGGAACCTATCATCAAACATCTTCAAGAGGAGCATAAGTTAACTCTTGCAGAGACACTGTCAAAGTACCAAGAACTGGAGGTTCCTGTGAGCAAGCTGGAGACTGGCAAACGGCGGTCACAGCGATTACTGAAGTTGCGTAGAGTAACCAGgtctggaaagaaaaaaaagggggacaaaaagaaaactaaaaagAGGAGGACTTCCAGGTCTTCTAGGAACTGCGGCAGAAACTCTCCCTCAAGCACTAGTCAACCAGAGGAGTGTGGAGGTAATGGCATTGTGATGAACTTGGGTTGGAATGATACGTTACAAGGCCATGAGTCAGCTACTGATGAGGAAGACAATTGCACTAGAGTATTACCAGAGAAAATAAACTTGCGCACGCTATGCATCGAGCTCCAAGACATCAGAAAGTCAAAAGAAGTAAATTCACAAGAAGTCAAGTCAGAAGTAGACCCAGTTGAGCATGCTACAGAGATTACCTTCTCCACCACAGAACATTCGGAGATGTATAAGGAAATGGAGACCAACCCAGAAGAAACTGTAGACAGGAATCAGACACAAGCAGGGGAAGAAGCAGTTACTAAAACATCCCCGACAGAAACCTCAGAAGGTGTAAGCAGCAGTTCTTCAGAAGGAACTGATGACAAGAAACAGACACAAGCAAGGGAAGAAGCAGTTACTGAAATATCCCCAACAGAAACCTCAGAAGGTGTAAGCAGCAGTTCTTCAAAGTCAACACAGAGTCATAGTAGAAAAAGTCAGAAGCAGTGTGATATTTGTGGTGAGCATTTTAAGTCCAGGCATTTCCTCCAAAAACACATTCGCTCCGAGCATTTTGGGGTGGCATACGTGTGCAGTACTTGTAATAAAGTGTATGACACTCTCTTATCCTTCCGATTACATATCAAAATGCACAAGAGCAAGGCAAATAATACAGTTTTCCAATGTGAAATATGCCTCAAAACCTTCTCCCATGTGTCATCATACAACTCCCATAAATATTTGCATGGAGACAAGTATGCCTGTGAAGTGTGTGGAAGAACTTTTGGCTCCAAGAGATCATTGGATGCCCATGTAAATCGAGAGCACACGAAGGATAAGTTGTTTCCTTGCATTCACTGTGACAAAGTTTATTATTGTAAGAGAACATTACGGCAACATATGCAAATTCACTCTGAACGTCAGTGTGAGTGCGATATATGTCATAAAAGATTTCACTTTGCCTACCAAGTTGATTCTCACAAAAGAACAGTTCACACTGGAAGATCTCATCTCTGTGAAACTTGTGGCTCAAGCTTCAAATCAGAAGGGACCCTGAAGCAGCATCATGACACTGTTCACAGCGCTGAGTTCAGATATAAATGTGATGTTTGTGGAAGAAGGTTCAAGCGAGTCTCGCATCTCAATTTCCACAAAAGAACTCACACAGACATCAAACCGTATCCATGTGAGATCTGTGGGAAAAATTTCCGCACTGCAACAAACTTAAAGGTGCATACAAACTGGCACAACAATGTCCGGGACTTTGTGTGTGATGCATGCGGCAAGGCATTCCTGACAAAAGCAAATCTTGACAAGCATTACTTCACTCACACGGGCAGGAAACCACACCCCTGTACTGAGTGTGAGCATGATTATGTTGATCTCCCTAGTCTGAGACATCACCTTCTGAAGAAACATGGTATTCACCTTGAACGCAAGGCACCCAGGAAGTTATCAAGTGTTACAAAGGCGGAATCGCTTCAAACAGAGGATCCAACCTCCACAAAACAACAGCCCCAGATTAACAGTGCATCAAGTCCACCTGGGATGCCATCAACCCCAAGAACAGTTGTGGAATCGGTCCGTAGCTCTGTTGTCTCTGGTCAACCAGCCCAATTCGATGTTGTCTCCAGTGCTGTGACAGCCAGTGGAATCAGTGAGGATGGTCTCAAGACAGCTGAGCAGGTGTCTGAGGATCTTCAGCCCCCAGCAATGACTGCTTCGTCACTGCCACAGCATTCAACCAATGTAGATGACAATATGATTGCTACTGAAGCACTGATGCAAATCATAATGTCAGAGCACACAGCTTAA
- the LOC140237345 gene encoding uncharacterized protein isoform X2, translated as MLGEFREDGTDTGAPSVWELLLKKVGQNSIAAMFMSESKAVSERLLAHNASDKGAVSIQVQAAIEESKSQFTGFVPGDEDSRQRISTGVDVKIDTKDGSPGVTVQSSVDYPTNPPGTSVRDGSGAMDDDDSDDNGYALWDQDLQNEEEETLQENATPEENADGLARTDGGLECQSCHTKFRHTWDFDIHSLQCPAQSSVYACYKCDLVSKQKFRLVTHLRKMHNIPLAEIQAKIQNVKIPKSDIVIMKGKIRKKSMASHRDQKKSYACDRCDFTYNGQEPIIKHLQEEHKLTLAETLSKYQELEVPVSKLETGKRRSQRLLKLRRVTRSGKKKKGDKKKTKKRRTSRSSRNCGRNSPSSTSQPEECGGNGIVMNLGWNDTLQGHESATDEEDNCTRVLPEKINLRTLCIELQDIRKSKEVNSQEVKSEVDPVEHATEITFSTTEHSEMYKEMETNPEETVDRNQTQAGEEAVTKTSPTETSEGVSSSSSEGTDDKKQTQAREEAVTEISPTETSEGVSSSSSKSTQSHSRKSQKQCDICGEHFKSRHFLQKHIRSEHFGVAYVCSTCNKVYDTLLSFRLHIKMHKSKANNTVFQCEICLKTFSHVSSYNSHKYLHGDKYACEVCGRTFGSKRSLDAHVNREHTKDKLFPCIHCDKVYYCKRTLRQHMQIHSERQCECDICHKRFHFAYQVDSHKRTVHTGRSHLCETCGSSFKSEGTLKQHHDTVHSAEFRYKCDVCGRRFKRVSHLNFHKRTHTDIKPYPCEICGKNFRTATNLKVHTNWHNNVRDFVCDACGKAFLTKANLDKHYFTHTGRKPHPCTECEHDYVDLPSLRHHLLKKHGIHLERKAPRKLSSVTKAESLQTEDPTSTKQQPQINSASSPPGMPSTPRTVVESVRSSVVSGQPAQFDVVSSAVTASGISEDGLKTAEQVSEDLQPPAMTASSLPQHSTNVDDNMIATEALMQIIMSEHTA; from the exons ATGCTAGGGGAATTCCGGGAAGACGGTACCG ATACAGGAGCCCCGAGTGTCTGGGAGCTCCTACTCAAGAAAGTCGGTCAAAACTCCATTGCAGCAATGTTCATGTCAGAGAGCAAGGCAGTGAGTGAGAGGTTGCTGGCTCACAATGCATCTGACAAAG GAGCTGTGAGCATTCAAGTTCAGGCAGCAATAGAAGAGAGCAAGTCACAATTCACAG GTTTTGTTCCTGGCGATGAAGACAGCAGGCAAAGGATATCTACAGGAGTTGATGTTAAGATtgacaccaaagatggcagtcCAGGAGTAACTGTACAGTCAAGTGTTGACTATCCCACCAACCCTCCTGGGACTTCAGTGAGAGATGGTAGTGGTGCAATGGacgatgatgacagtgatgacaaTGGTTATGCTCTCTGGGATCAAGACCTTCAAAATGAGGAGGAAGAAACCCTACAAGAGAATGCAACCCCAGAAGAAAATGCAGATGGATTAGCTAGAACTGATGGAGGGCTAGAGTGCCAAAGCTGCCACACCAAGTTTAGGCACACATGGGACTTTGATATTCATAGTCTGCAGTGTCCTGCACAGTCATCGGTCTATGCTTGCTACAAATGTGACCTTGTCAGCAAACAGAAGTTTAGACTTGTCACACATCTTCGAAAGATGCACAATATTCCTCTTGCAGAAATACAGGCAAAGATCCAGAATGTTAAGATTCCCAAGAGCGACATTGTCATTATGAAGGGAAAGATCCGCAAGAAGAGTATGGCGAGCCATAGAGACCAGAAAAAGTCTTATGCTTGTGATCGATGTGACTTCACTTACAATGGCCAGGAACCTATCATCAAACATCTTCAAGAGGAGCATAAGTTAACTCTTGCAGAGACACTGTCAAAGTACCAAGAACTGGAGGTTCCTGTGAGCAAGCTGGAGACTGGCAAACGGCGGTCACAGCGATTACTGAAGTTGCGTAGAGTAACCAGgtctggaaagaaaaaaaagggggacaaaaagaaaactaaaaagAGGAGGACTTCCAGGTCTTCTAGGAACTGCGGCAGAAACTCTCCCTCAAGCACTAGTCAACCAGAGGAGTGTGGAGGTAATGGCATTGTGATGAACTTGGGTTGGAATGATACGTTACAAGGCCATGAGTCAGCTACTGATGAGGAAGACAATTGCACTAGAGTATTACCAGAGAAAATAAACTTGCGCACGCTATGCATCGAGCTCCAAGACATCAGAAAGTCAAAAGAAGTAAATTCACAAGAAGTCAAGTCAGAAGTAGACCCAGTTGAGCATGCTACAGAGATTACCTTCTCCACCACAGAACATTCGGAGATGTATAAGGAAATGGAGACCAACCCAGAAGAAACTGTAGACAGGAATCAGACACAAGCAGGGGAAGAAGCAGTTACTAAAACATCCCCGACAGAAACCTCAGAAGGTGTAAGCAGCAGTTCTTCAGAAGGAACTGATGACAAGAAACAGACACAAGCAAGGGAAGAAGCAGTTACTGAAATATCCCCAACAGAAACCTCAGAAGGTGTAAGCAGCAGTTCTTCAAAGTCAACACAGAGTCATAGTAGAAAAAGTCAGAAGCAGTGTGATATTTGTGGTGAGCATTTTAAGTCCAGGCATTTCCTCCAAAAACACATTCGCTCCGAGCATTTTGGGGTGGCATACGTGTGCAGTACTTGTAATAAAGTGTATGACACTCTCTTATCCTTCCGATTACATATCAAAATGCACAAGAGCAAGGCAAATAATACAGTTTTCCAATGTGAAATATGCCTCAAAACCTTCTCCCATGTGTCATCATACAACTCCCATAAATATTTGCATGGAGACAAGTATGCCTGTGAAGTGTGTGGAAGAACTTTTGGCTCCAAGAGATCATTGGATGCCCATGTAAATCGAGAGCACACGAAGGATAAGTTGTTTCCTTGCATTCACTGTGACAAAGTTTATTATTGTAAGAGAACATTACGGCAACATATGCAAATTCACTCTGAACGTCAGTGTGAGTGCGATATATGTCATAAAAGATTTCACTTTGCCTACCAAGTTGATTCTCACAAAAGAACAGTTCACACTGGAAGATCTCATCTCTGTGAAACTTGTGGCTCAAGCTTCAAATCAGAAGGGACCCTGAAGCAGCATCATGACACTGTTCACAGCGCTGAGTTCAGATATAAATGTGATGTTTGTGGAAGAAGGTTCAAGCGAGTCTCGCATCTCAATTTCCACAAAAGAACTCACACAGACATCAAACCGTATCCATGTGAGATCTGTGGGAAAAATTTCCGCACTGCAACAAACTTAAAGGTGCATACAAACTGGCACAACAATGTCCGGGACTTTGTGTGTGATGCATGCGGCAAGGCATTCCTGACAAAAGCAAATCTTGACAAGCATTACTTCACTCACACGGGCAGGAAACCACACCCCTGTACTGAGTGTGAGCATGATTATGTTGATCTCCCTAGTCTGAGACATCACCTTCTGAAGAAACATGGTATTCACCTTGAACGCAAGGCACCCAGGAAGTTATCAAGTGTTACAAAGGCGGAATCGCTTCAAACAGAGGATCCAACCTCCACAAAACAACAGCCCCAGATTAACAGTGCATCAAGTCCACCTGGGATGCCATCAACCCCAAGAACAGTTGTGGAATCGGTCCGTAGCTCTGTTGTCTCTGGTCAACCAGCCCAATTCGATGTTGTCTCCAGTGCTGTGACAGCCAGTGGAATCAGTGAGGATGGTCTCAAGACAGCTGAGCAGGTGTCTGAGGATCTTCAGCCCCCAGCAATGACTGCTTCGTCACTGCCACAGCATTCAACCAATGTAGATGACAATATGATTGCTACTGAAGCACTGATGCAAATCATAATGTCAGAGCACACAGCTTAA